The Miltoncostaea marina DNA window GCCATGTTCCGCGCCGGCTCGTTCGACCCGTCCGAGACGGGCGGCGAGGCGTCGGTGGAGCACGTGGCCGTGGGGACCGAGGACTTCTCGACGCAGGCGGTCATGGTCGAGCAGGCCCACGCGGAGCAGTCCGGCCCCTCGATCGAGGACGCGGACATCCTGGTGACCGGCGGCCGCGGCCTCGGCGACCCGGAGGGCTTCAAGCAGCTCGAGGAGCTCGCCAAGGCGCTCGGCGGCGCGGTCGCGTCGACCCGCGCGGTGGTCGACTCGGGCTGGTACCCGTACGCCACCCAGGTGGGCCAGACGGGCAAGGTCGTCTCGCCGAAGCTCTACATCGGCGCGGGCGTCTCCGGCGCGATCCAGCACAAGGTCGGCATGCAGACCTCGCAGACGATCGTGTCGATCAACAAGGACCCCAACGCGCCGATCTTCGAGTTCAGCGACCTCGGCGTGGTGGGCGACCTCAACGCGATCGTCCCGCAGCTGACGGAGCTGGTGAAGGCCCGCAAGGGCTGACGCCGGCTCGTCGGGACCGCGCTCCGGAGGCGCCCCTCGGGCCCTCCGGAGCGCCCCGGCCGCGCTTGCGCGGTCGTCTAGACTCGATGACAGCGATCGATCCACACGGGTCGGTGACACCCCTGCTCCGATGAGGCGCGCATGAAGACCGACATCCACCCCGAGTACGTCACCGCCCACGTCCGCTGCACGTGCGGCAACGAGTTCGAGACCCGCTCCACGAAGCCGGAGATCAAGGTCGAGATCTGCAGCAACTGCCACCCGTTCTACACCGGCAAGCAGAAGCTGGTGGACTCGGGCGGCCGCGTCGAGCGCTTCCAGCGCAAGCTGGCCCGGAGCCGGCGCGGCGCCTAGCAGCCCGCCGGTCCGCGGCCGCCGCGGGGGCGTCCTCCCGTGAGCACCGACGCGCGAGCGCTCGTCGAGCAGATCATGCGCACGCGGGCGGAGCTCTCGGAGGCGCTCGCCGACCCGGAGCTGCCGTCCGACCGCGCCCGGTTCGCGACCGTCAACAAGCGCTGGTCCGACCTCGCCGCGGCCTTCGAGCTGGCCGAGCGCTGGCAGGACGCCGCGGAGCGGCACGCCGAGGCCGAGGCCCTGCTCGCCGAGGAGGACGACCCCGACGTGCGCGGGCTGCTCGACGAGGCGCGCGCTGAGCTCGACGACCTCGGCCCGCGCATCCGCGAGGCGATGGTCGAGCCCGACCCCGACGACGACCGCGACACGCTCGTGGAGATCCGCGCGGCGGCCGGCGGCGAGGAGGCCGCCCTGTTCGCGCGCGACCTGCTGGACGTCTACTCGCGCTACGCCGAGTCGCGCGGCCTGCGGGCCGAGCTGCTGGCGACGGCCGACGCCGACGCCGGGGGCCTGCGCGAGGCGACGCTCGCCGTGAAGGGGCGCGGCGCCTACGCCGTGTTCAAGCACGAGGCCGGCGTCCACCGCGTGCAGCGCGTGCCGGCCACCGAGAGCCAGGGGCGGATCCACACCTCGACCGCCACCGTCGCCGTGCTCCCTGAGGTGGAGGACGTGGACGTGACCATCGACCGCAACGACATCAAGCGCGACGTCTACCGCTCGAGCGGGCC harbors:
- a CDS encoding electron transfer flavoprotein subunit alpha/FixB family protein, translated to MSTLVFLEHHGSAIQKGSLGVLSKAAQIDPDTSAVVIGSGVAGLAADAGRYGATTLYVADDAALEAPLPQPRVDVIARLVQEKGFDTVLFAASVLAADVAGALSARLEAGLNWDLSDIESRDGELVGKRSALGDTVRADVGWTSTPRLAMFRAGSFDPSETGGEASVEHVAVGTEDFSTQAVMVEQAHAEQSGPSIEDADILVTGGRGLGDPEGFKQLEELAKALGGAVASTRAVVDSGWYPYATQVGQTGKVVSPKLYIGAGVSGAIQHKVGMQTSQTIVSINKDPNAPIFEFSDLGVVGDLNAIVPQLTELVKARKG
- the rpmE gene encoding 50S ribosomal protein L31 — its product is MKTDIHPEYVTAHVRCTCGNEFETRSTKPEIKVEICSNCHPFYTGKQKLVDSGGRVERFQRKLARSRRGA
- the prfA gene encoding peptide chain release factor 1; translation: MRTRAELSEALADPELPSDRARFATVNKRWSDLAAAFELAERWQDAAERHAEAEALLAEEDDPDVRGLLDEARAELDDLGPRIREAMVEPDPDDDRDTLVEIRAAAGGEEAALFARDLLDVYSRYAESRGLRAELLATADADAGGLREATLAVKGRGAYAVFKHEAGVHRVQRVPATESQGRIHTSTATVAVLPEVEDVDVTIDRNDIKRDVYRSSGPGGQSVNTTDSAVRLTHLPTGIVVSMQDEKSQLQNFERAMRVLRARLYERARAEREAEMSKARKSSIGSGDRSEKVRTYNFPQNRVTDHRVGVTVPLREQVLVGNLAAITDALAAEERRQRLEEQTGDGA